The DNA region AATGAGACTTACTTCATATTTTGTAAAAAATGAAAGCCTTACAGCAGTAATGGTGCTTCATGATCTGAATCTGGCTTCAATGTACTGCGACAGCATAATATTACTGAAGAATGGAAAAATAGCATATGAAGGTACTCCAAAGGAGCTTTTCAGGCCTGAAATTCTGGAAGAGATATATGGATTTAACTGCGAAGTGATAGAAAATAACGGTTTTTCTTATGTAATACCGAATAAGATTTAGGAGGCAAAAGCAATGAAAAATATTAAAATAGGAAAATTGGCAAAATATAGTTTATTTATTTTAGTCTTACTATTTGCAGTTTTTTCATGCGGTAAAAAGGAAAATGAAAAAGCCAATGCAAATACTGAAACCAAAGTAAATGATAAAAGTGGGAAAAAATATGACAGAATAGTTGTTCTTGATCCGGCAGTTATTGAAATGGTATATCTTCTTGGAGGTGAAGATAAACTTGTAGGAATTGCCAGACTGGAAAATTCTAAAATCTGGCCTGAAGAAAAAACAGAAAAACTTGAAAGTGTCGGAACATTTATAAATCCGTCGCTGGAAAAAATAATAGCATTGAAACCGGATTTAGTAATTACAGCTTTTCATTCATCAGATGCCATTGATAAAAATTTAAATTCTAATAATATTGAAGTTATAAAAGTACAGGCAAACTCAATAGAGGATATATTTAAGAATTTTCAGAAAATAGCAAAAATTCTTGGAAAAGAAGAAGAGGCGGAAAAAATAATTGCTGAAAAAAGACAGAAAATAGAAGAAATTAAAAAAATGGTCAAAGATGAGCAAAAAGGTTTATTTATACTGGCACCTACACCAATGAGAGTTTTTGGTAAAGGAACATTGCCTAATGATATTATGGAAATGCTGAAAATTAAAAATATTGCGGCGGGAATGGAAGGAATGAGTCCTACTTTGACACCGGAATACATAATAAAAGAAAATCCTGATATAATTCTGACATTTGTAAAGAATCCTCAGGAAATAGTGAAGGCAAATCCTCAGATAAAGGACATCAATGCAATAAAAAATAGTAAATTCGTTGTTTTGGAAACAGGTCAGATATTAAGGGGATCGCCTAGAATGATAGATTATATAGCTGACGTTTATCAAAAGACGAAATAAATTTTTTAAAAGTTGTAAAGAAGGGGAAAAAATGAAATTTTATATAATTTCAATAATTTTAAATATAATAGCTCTTTTTATTCCGGTAGTTTACTATACTTCCGGTGGCGGAGGAAAAGGGAAGGAACAGGATGAAACAGTAACTGTAAATTTAAATGAAAATATATTTAATGATACTTCCCAAGGAGCAGGGCAGAAAAGCGACGGAGCGGGAATTTCTGCTAAAGGTAATGATAATACAGGAATTCAACAGACAAGTCCAGTTTCTCAGCCACAGGAAAAAATAAATACAGTTAACAGCCAAAATAATCAAAAGGTTGATACTGTATCACCAGTTTCGCAAAATAAGACAGAACAGCCAAAAGCTTCAAAGTCTGATAATAAACCACCAGTTTCACAAGGTTCCTCTCTATCAGCGGTTCAGCCTTCAGGAAATACTGGGAAAGCTGTACAAAGTAGCGGAAATACATCAGGAAATGCAAAAAGTTCAGCTTTGGCAAGTGGAAGTACGGCAGGTGCAGGTCATTCAGGAGAAGGAAGCGGACACCATACAAATGCCGGTAGTGGAAATGGTCACGGAAGCTCAGAAACTGGAAAAACTTCAGGTGGCTCTGGAGGAGGTTCAGGTGGAGGCCGAGGAACAGGGACAGGTAGTGGGGAAGGTAAAAATACAGATGTATGTAATGAAGGAAAAGATTTTACAGTATCATATAATCCAAACCTGAAATATCCTGTTGCTGCACAAAGACTTGGGAATAAAGGGGTTGTTGTAGTTATGGTAAAACTACGTTTCAATAGCAGCGGTTCAGTCAGTGTAATTTCAGCTTCAGGAGGAAGTGGAGTATTTCAACAGGATGCAAAAAGTGCGGCAAGCAGAATAAAAGTAAATATAAAAAATCCTGACACATTAAAATGTACAATATCAAAGCCGTTTAAATTTGAATTGAAATAATTGGATATTTAAAAAATAAAAAATACAATAAAAACAGAAAATGGAGGAAAAAATAATGATGAAAGAAATTTTAGAACATATGAACCATGAACATAAGGATGTACTTCCGCTATATGTACGTCACTTCAATAACAGGGGGGAAGAAGTTAAGGAAGCGGAGCTGCTGGATGTAAATGAAGAGGAAATGACTTTAAAAGTGAATGGAAGTGAAGAAGTAAAAGTAAAACTTACTAAAAAAACAAAGCTTGAAGAGTTACATATGGAACTTGTAAAAATGGCTAAAATGGCAAGAGAAGCATTGGGAATACCGAGAGAAGTTCCCTGTAAACATGCAGAAGAAAAATAGCAGTATCTGGAGTGGGAAAATACATCCAGGAGCGGTTAAAAAACAGGAGAGAAAAAAGATGTTGAATAAAATTTTAGATCATATGAATAACGATCATAAAGATATACTGCCATTGTATGTTAAGCATTTCTGCAAGAGGGATGATGTAACAGAAGCAAAGCTTACAGATGTAAATGAAGAAGAAATGACCCTTCTTGTCAATGGAAATGAAACAGTCAGCATAAAATTTACCCAAAGGACAGAATTAAAAAATATTCATCTTGAAATGATAAAAATGGCTAAAATAGCAAGAAAAACTCTGAATGTTGATACACCTGAAAAATTTAAGGAAAAGGGGCATTCTGAAGAAGAAAGAAATAAGCTTGAAATAAGTGGATTTATTGATAATTTTAGTTCTGTTATATTAGGGACAGTATCTCCGGAAGGAAATCCTATTGTGGGTTATGCACCATTTTTCAGATATCAGGGGGATAACTATATTTTTATCAATGAAACGGAAGAATATTTTACAAGCTTGAAAAATAATGGAAAGGTGACTCTCCTGTTTATAGAGGATGAGTCTTCTGCAGTTATGATTTCAATGAGAAAAAGGCTTACATATAAAGCAGAAACAGAGTT from Leptotrichia sp. oral taxon 215 str. W9775 includes:
- a CDS encoding ABC transporter substrate-binding protein; this encodes MKNIKIGKLAKYSLFILVLLFAVFSCGKKENEKANANTETKVNDKSGKKYDRIVVLDPAVIEMVYLLGGEDKLVGIARLENSKIWPEEKTEKLESVGTFINPSLEKIIALKPDLVITAFHSSDAIDKNLNSNNIEVIKVQANSIEDIFKNFQKIAKILGKEEEAEKIIAEKRQKIEEIKKMVKDEQKGLFILAPTPMRVFGKGTLPNDIMEMLKIKNIAAGMEGMSPTLTPEYIIKENPDIILTFVKNPQEIVKANPQIKDINAIKNSKFVVLETGQILRGSPRMIDYIADVYQKTK
- a CDS encoding TonB family protein, whose protein sequence is MKFYIISIILNIIALFIPVVYYTSGGGGKGKEQDETVTVNLNENIFNDTSQGAGQKSDGAGISAKGNDNTGIQQTSPVSQPQEKINTVNSQNNQKVDTVSPVSQNKTEQPKASKSDNKPPVSQGSSLSAVQPSGNTGKAVQSSGNTSGNAKSSALASGSTAGAGHSGEGSGHHTNAGSGNGHGSSETGKTSGGSGGGSGGGRGTGTGSGEGKNTDVCNEGKDFTVSYNPNLKYPVAAQRLGNKGVVVVMVKLRFNSSGSVSVISASGGSGVFQQDAKSAASRIKVNIKNPDTLKCTISKPFKFELK
- a CDS encoding DUF2470 domain-containing protein, with product MMKEILEHMNHEHKDVLPLYVRHFNNRGEEVKEAELLDVNEEEMTLKVNGSEEVKVKLTKKTKLEELHMELVKMAKMAREALGIPREVPCKHAEEK